A window of Acidobacteriota bacterium genomic DNA:
AGGCGGGCGCCGCCCTTGTAGTTGCCCTCGTCGTCGATGACGGCCTTGCTCTCGTGCGGGCAGGTCTTCATGGAGGCCATGGTGCCGCACTCGTAGCAGTAGAAGGTCCAGTCCATGCAGAGGGGCTTGAGCTGGAGAGCGTCCTGGGGGATTTCGAGGAAGATCTTCTGGGCGTCGAAGGGGCCGTAGTAGTCGCCCACTCCGGCGTGGTCGCGCCCCACGATGAGGTGCGAGCAGCCGTAGTTCTGGCGGAACACGGCGTGGAGCAGGGCCTCGCGGGGGCCGGCGTAGCGCATGTCGAGGGGATATCCGGCCATGGCCACGCGCTCCTTGCGGAAGTACTTGTTCACCAGCGCGTCGATGGCCTTCACGCGGACGTCGGCCGGAATGTCGCCCGGCTTCAGCTTGCCCACGAGCTGGTGAATGTACACGCCGTCGCAGACCTCGATGGCCACCCAGGCGAGGTAGGCGTGGGACCCGTGCATGGGGTTGCGGAGCTGCAGGGCCGCGACGGTGCTCCAGCCGCGCTCCTCGAACATCTTCCTGGCCTCGGCGGGACGCTGGTAGAGGCCCTTGAACTGCTCGGGGAAGTACGATTCGGAGAGGACCTTCACGGGGCCGGCCAGGTTCACGTCGGCCTGCTCCATGACCATCTTCACGCCGGGGTGGGCCATGTCGGTGGTGCGGAAGACCTTCTCGCACTCGTAGGCCTTGTCGATGGTGTACTTCTCGGTGACCTTCATGGTGGCCATGAGGGTGTTGGTCTCCGAGTCC
This region includes:
- the sat gene encoding sulfate adenylyltransferase, producing the protein MSKLVPPHGSKELKCLLLEGKAKDEEIKKAQGLKKVPITSRETGDLIMLGIGGFTPLDGFMGHDDWKGVCDAYTMPSKNGLFWPIPITLSAKKDLADSISLGEEVALWDSETNTLMATMKVTEKYTIDKAYECEKVFRTTDMAHPGVKMVMEQADVNLAGPVKVLSESYFPEQFKGLYQRPAEARKMFEERGWSTVAALQLRNPMHGSHAYLAWVAIEVCDGVYIHQLVGKLKPGDIPADVRVKAIDALVNKYFRKERVAMAGYPLDMRYAGPREALLHAVFRQNYGCSHLIVGRDHAGVGDYYGPFDAQKIFLEIPQDALQLKPLCMDWTFYCYECGTMASMKTCPHESKAVIDDEGNYKGGARL